The stretch of DNA GTACCTGCGCGACACCCTCACCGACTTACCCCCCGCCCACGCGGTCAGCGTGTGGCTCGCTGCTCCGCCGGAAGAACTGGCCGGGCGCGTCTCGCTGTGGCGCACCGACCTCACCCCCGAGGGCGGCGGCTCCCGGCTGCGCTGCCAGCGCGAGGACCTGGAGAACTTCGCCGCCTTTCTGCTGGGGCTGGGGTGCGCCTTCCGGGTGGACGGCCCGCCCGAGTTGCGCGGGGTGTTCGGGCGGCTGGCCGGGCGCTGCGCGGCGGCGGAAGCCGGGGGTACACTGGCCCATGACCCAGAACCCGGTGCCCCATGACGACCTGCTGCGCGGCAAGGCGTACACGGAGGGGGAGATCACTGTTACCTACGACGCCCCCCGCTGCACCCATGTCGCCAACTGCGTGCGCGGCCTGCCCTCCGTTTTCCGCCCCAAGGAGCGGCCCTGGATTCAGCTCTGGAACGAGACGGACGCCGCGCGGGTGGCCGAGGTCGTGCGGACCTGCCCGACCGGGGCGCTGCACTACGCGCTGCACGGCGCTCCCCCCGAAGCGCCCGCCATGCCCACCACCGTCATGCCCGTGAAAGACGGTCC from Deinococcus terrestris encodes:
- a CDS encoding (4Fe-4S)-binding protein, whose translation is MTQNPVPHDDLLRGKAYTEGEITVTYDAPRCTHVANCVRGLPSVFRPKERPWIQLWNETDAARVAEVVRTCPTGALHYALHGAPPEAPAMPTTVMPVKDGPLVMRGDLVIQTPAGEVREVRAALCRCGASGNKPFCDGTHAKIGWKSDQPGGQATPDQRGDGQPEEGQQADGARGAEGR